From Nitrospirota bacterium:
GTCATTCATTACATCTGCAGGGTATTATAAAGAGTCCGAAATGAAGGCGGATATAGAGAGGATCAGGAATCTTTACTATGACAACGGTTATCTTAATGTCGTGGTATCCGGTCCTGAAACAAAGCTTACACCGGACAGGACGGGGATGATAGTCAGTCTCACTATCTCCGAAGGGCCTCAATACAGGGTTTCAACCATCAGGTTTGCGGGCAATAAGGCCTATGACGACAAAACCCTTATGGCATTTTTCCCGCTCAGGTCAGGAGAGGTCTTCAGCAGGAAGAAGCTGAGGGAAGGGATCAGGAAAATCACAGACTTTTATTCCGAGAAGGGATATGCCCTTGCTTCTGCGGAGCCTGATATTGTGCCTGACGAGAAGGCTCACAAGGTTTCCATAATTATGAATATTGACGAAGGTGATATCTTCAGGGTCGGCAGGATAGAGATATCGGGTAATTCCAGGACAAAGGATAAGGTTATAAGGAGGGAGATGAGGCTGGACGAGGGGGATATCTTCAACAGCAAACTGCTCAGGCGGAGTTATGAACGGATAAACAATCTGAACTTCTTTGAAACAGTAGACCTCGTGCCCAAGCCGGAGGTTGAGAAGAAGGTAATTGATATTGATATAAAGGTAAAAGAGAAGGCGACCGGTTTTTTGAGTATCGGCGGCGGATACAGTACTGTAGATAGGCTTGTGGCCATGTTGGACCTTACACAGGGAAATCTGTTCGGCACGGGCAGATATATAAAGTTGAAGGGAGAGTTTGGCGGAAGGTCAACATTTTATGAAATTTCATACAAGGACCCATGGTTTCTTGACAGGCCGGTCTCTCTGACCCTGAGTGCTTACAATACAGAGAGAGACTATATCGGGTATAACAAGAAGGCAACTGGCGGGTCGGTAGGGTTTGGCAAGAGATTTAATGATTACTGGAGCTCAAGTCTTGGGTACAGGTATGAGCAGGTAACAATATTCAATGTGTCGGAGGATGCCTCCAATATTATTAAGGAACAGATCGGTACCAACATTACAAGCAGTATAACTCCTGCTGTTGTCAGGGATTCAAGAGATAATTATCTCGACCCTTCAAACGGTTCAAGGAACTCCCTCTTTGTGACTTATTCCGGGCTTGGGGGTGATAACTATTTTGTTAAGGGTTTGCTTGATTCAAAGTGGTTTTTCCCGGTTGGAGAGACAACGGTTTCTCTCAGGGGAAGGGTGGGTTATGCAAGTGGTCTCTTTGACAGAAAACTCCCCCTTTATGAGAGGTTTTACGTAGGGGGTATGTACACCATCAGGGGACTTGACTTTGGAGAGGGTGGACCAAGGGACGAAAACGGCGATGTAATAGGAGGCACAAAGGAGTTGTTATTTAATGCCGAGTATATCGTTCCCCTGCTGGACGAGATCAGGCTTAAGGGAGTTGTCTTTTTTGACCTCGGACGTGCCTATGGAAGCTCCGAGACCTTTGGTAGTGACCTGAGGTATACAACAGGTGCCGGTATCAGGTGGGTTTCACCTATAGGTCCTATTAGGATAGAATATGGATATAACATTGACAGGAGAGACGATGAGAGTACCGGCAGGATAGAATTTGCATTCGGGAGTTTCTTTTGATGGACGTTTGCCTGAATGTCGTAATGATTATACCTAAAAAGGAGGATAGAGTTTAATGAAAAGAGTGGGGATTCTATTGATAATAGGACTGCTTTTCAGCAGTCTTGCCTATGGGGCGGATTTAAAGATCGGGTATGTGAATCTTCAGAAGGCATTAAACGAGTCTGAAGGAGGCAGGAAGGCAAAGGCTGACCTTGATGAAATAATCAAGGCCAAGCAGGTAGTCATAGACAAGAAGGGAAAGGAACTTGAGAAACTGAAGGCAGACCTGGATAAACAGTCGGCCCTGCTTTCAGAGGATGCAAAAAAGGCCAAACAGGAAGACCTTGACAGGAAGATGAGGGATTTTCAGCGGTTTGTTCAGGATGCACAGGCAGAAGTCAAGAAGCGGGAATCCGAATTCACTAACGAGCTTCTGAAGGATTTAAGAAAGATTATAGCCGCGATTGGCAAGGAAGAGCACTATACTCTGATACTTGAAAGAGTTGAGGGCTTTGTCCTCTATGCCGATAAATCCATTGACCTTACTGAAAAGGTTATAAATAAATACAATGAAAAGATGAAGGATGGGAAGTGAGACTCAGGGAGTTGGCGGCTAAAATTGATGCAAAGCCCCTCTCAGATATCGATGTTGAGATAAAAGGGGTTGGGGGCATGGATTCTCTAAAAGAAGGATATTTAACCTACATTACGAGTAATAAATTGATCCCCCAGCTCAGGGCCTCCGCTGCTGCAGCGGTCATTGTCAAGGAGCCAATCCCTGAGATTGATATTCCACAGATTGCTGCTGAAAATCCACTTCTTGCCTTTGCCAGGGCACTGGAAGTCTTTTATGTGCAGCCTCACCGCCCTGAAGGTGTGATGCCAGGGGCCACTGTTTCTGATTCCGTCAGGCTTGGCAGGGATGTAACCGTTTATCCGATGACCTTTCTTGCTGAAGGCGTTATTGTCGGAGACAGGACTGTGGTATACCCCGGAGTCTTCATTGGGAAGGAGTCTTCCATAGGTGAAGACTGCGTTATCCATCCGAATGTTACCATCCGTGAAGGGGTGACGATTGGATCGAGGGTGATAATTCATTCAGGGACTGTAATCGGTTCTGATGGTTTCGGCTATGTCTTCTCAGACGGCAGACACTGCAAGATACCCCAGGTTGGAGGGGTGATTGTTGAGGATGATGTGGAGATTGGCGCCTCCGTTACCATAGACAGGGCAACTACCGGTAACACAAGGATCGGAGAAGGTACAAAGATAGACAATCTGGTGCAGGTAGGCCATAACGTAAGCATAGGTAAACATTGTATTATAGTGGCACAGGTGGGTATAGGCGGGAGCACGGAGATAGGGAATTACGTGACCCTGGCCGGACAGGTAGGTGTTTCAGATCATGTACACATAGAGGATGGCTGTATAGTGGGAGCAATGTCAGGGGTTGTCGGCAGGCTTCAGAAAGGTGTTTATTCCGGTATTCCGGTAATGCCGCATTTTAAATGGCTCAGAGTGAGGGCCCTTTATGAGAGGCTTCCTGAATTGCAGAAAAAGATAAATGAGATTGAAAAAAAAGTAAGCACTGTAGAGAAAGGAGACAGGGATGATTGATGTTAAAGAGGTTATGAAAGCTTTGCCCCACAGATATCCCTTTCTGATGCTTGACAGGGTTACAGAGGTTGAGGAGGGAAAACGGGCTGTGGGAATCAAGAATCTCACCATGAATGAATCATTTTTTCAGGGTCATTTCCCCGGAAACCCTATAATGCCCGGAGTGCTTATCGTCGAGGCCCTGGCGCAACTGTCAGGTGTCCTTGCCTATAAGTCAGGCGCTGCAGGCAAGGTCACTTATTTTTTGAGTATAGAGAAGGCTAAGTTCAGGAAACCCGTGGTGCCGGGTGATCAGCTGAGGTTGGAGGTTAATGTTCTGAGAGGGCGGGGGACGATCTGGAGATTTTCAGGCACTGCCCATGTAGGAGATAAGCTTGTAGCAGAGGCAGAGTTTACAGCTATGGTTACTGACAGGGAGCTGTAGGTATTGATAGGTATGAGATTGATTGAAGAATTCCGGATTGCAAAGAGGAGATAGTTATGTCTGAGATACATGCTACAGCAATAATTCATGATGGTGCTGAAATCGATGAAGATGTCACGATAGGACCATTCTGTATAATCGGGGGCAATGTAAAGATAAAAAAAGGTACGAGACTCATGAACAATGTAATAATTGAAGGTGATGCCGAGATTGGCGACTCCTGTACCGTTTATCCCTTTACAAGTATCGGTCTCCCACCTCAGGACCTTAAATACAAGGATGAGCCTACCGGCGTAAGGATTGGTGATCGGAATATAATTCGTGAGTATATATCGATCCATCGTGGCTCAGTGGGAGGCGATGGATATACAGTGCTTGGTGATGACAATTTCCTGATGGCCTATATCCATATAGCACATGACTGCAAAATTGGAAACAGGACTGTAATGGCAAATGCAGTCACCCTTGCAGGACATGTGAAGATAGAGGATTGTGCCGTAATAGGGGGAATTGTGGCAGTACACCAGTTTAACAGGATTGGTGCATATGCAATGGTGGGCGGTTTCAGTGGTGTGACACAGGATGTGCCTCCCTATATGGTTTCATCAGCCCTGGGTTCAAAGTTAAGGCTTTATGGACTTAATATGGTCGGACTGAAGAGGTATGGTTTTTCTGCAGAGACGCTTTCGGAGTTGAAGAGAGCTTATAATATCCTCTTCAGGGAGGGCTTGACCCTCAAGGATGCCATAAAAAAAGTGCAGGAAGAGCTTCCCTATACTGAAGAGATAGCTCATCTTATCGAGTTTATTAATGCGAACAGGAGGGGTATCTGCAGGCCCGGCAAAAAAGTCGCCGGAGAGAAATAAAGCCGAATAATCCGCAGATTTAGCAGATGAGCCGGATTTTCGGAATCCAGAATCAGGTTTGGGGAATCTAATAAAAATCAAGAGATCAGGAGACGCAGTCTATTTGCATTGCCAGGCCTGAAAGGGATGTAAAGGCTCATGATTTTTCTTTTTGGAATGAAATGAAAAAAATCGGTATTGTATCCGGAAAAGGTGAACTTCCCTGCCTGCTTGCCAGGGAGGCAAGGAGACTTGGCTATTATGTGGTAGTAATAGCACTTGACCCTATTGCCGGCCCTATGAACGGGTGTGCAGATGAGGTGAAGAGAATAAATGTGGGCAGGCTTGGTGAGATAATAAAGACTTTGAAGGCCTCAGGTGTTCAGGAGGCAATAATGGCAGGGAAGGTCTCGAAGAGTCTCATCTACCAGGGCAAGATTATGCCTGATATAAGGGCGGTAAAGCTGCTCTTCACCTTGAAGGACAGAAAGGACGATACCATTCTTCAGGCCATAACTGATGAGATAGAGTCAGAGGGGATAAGAATGCTGAAGACAACGGACTTTGCCAAAGAGATGCTTATGCCGGCCGGGCTTCTCACTCAGCGCAGAACCACTCCGGAAGAGGATAAGGATATTGCGTTTGGTCTTGGTATTGCAAAAGAGATAGGCAGGGTTGATATAGGGCAGACTGTTGTGGTTAAAGGCAGGGCTGTAATGGCGGTTGAGGCTATAGAGGGGACGGATGAGGCGATCCGCAGGGGGGGGAAGCTTGCTGGAGATGGAGCGGTAGTTGTGAAGGTGAGTAAGCCCCAGCAGGATATGCGATACGATGTCCCTGTGGTCGGTCTTGATACATTAAGGGCAATGATTGAGGTGAGGGCATCTGTCCTTGCTGTTGAGAAGGGAATGGCCCTTATCATACAGCGTCAGGAGATGATCTCCACGGCAAATGAGGCCGGGCTCTCAATAATAGGAGTTTGAGGGCATTTTAAAGTTATTGCAAGAAGTTTTTGCGGTTTTTTGTAAACCTTCCTGAAATCTTCGTAAAAAAATGGTATAATATTTAGAGGGATTTTATGCTTTTTACTTTTAGTATCAAGGGTCTTGTTGAATAGTATCCACTTCAAACGGGGGGAGACAATAAGGATGCTGCCAAAGAGAGACAACATTGATGAAATATCTAAATAGATTGCTCCCGCTTTTAGTCCTTCTCTTCACAGCGTTATTACTCATGCTGCTCTGTTATTCAGGAAAGAAACATAATGATGAGATGCTGAAAAGGCATGTCCTTTCATTGTTGGAGGGCTCAAGGGTAAGGCTTACCGAGACCATCAAGACAAGGGTTCTTGCCATTGAGGCACTTTCAGAACACCTTCAGGGCCATCTCTGGAAGGGAGACCCGATTGAAGAGATGAGAGAGATGTTTATCATGATCTCCGATCCCGTATACAGAACTTTTAAAGGGTTTCAGACCATTAACTGGGTTAACAGGGATGGTATTATCGAGTGGACGTATCCCCCTAATGGTGAAGAGCTTGTGAAGGCAATGGCCGGTGACTATTCACAGGAAGCTATACTGAAGGCTGAGAAGTACCGTTCTTTCAGTATTACGCCGGTTATAGAAACAGCCGGTAATAAGCCTGTAGTGGCGGTTTATTACCCAGTTGTGGACAAAAGGGGTGAAATAAAGGGATATGTAGATGGTGTATTTGAGATAAATTCCCTTATTGACGCTTCTGTTACAGACAGGCTTGATGTTGATTTCATGGTGATGCAGGATGGGAAGGCTCTGTTTTCATCGCGAAGTGAACCACTTGAAGGCGGGTGGCCCGGAAATCGTGACCTCTCTCTTATTAACAGTAGCATGGCGGAGGATGTTGTTGAGATTTCCGGTCTCTCCTTGACCCTCCGGATGTGGCCGACAGAGAGGCTGATAAGACTTTACAGGGTTACACACAGGTGGCAGTGGCCCATCCTGATAGGGCTGCCTTTTATGGCGCTTGCTCTCTCCTATGCTGTTTATATACTTCAGAGACATTACGTTGAACTCAAGACAAAGGACAGGGCACTTCAGGAGTCCGAGATAAAATTCCGCTCCCTTGTTGAACATTCCCTTGCCGGGGTATATCTGATTCAGGATGGCCTCTTCAGGTATGTTAATCCGAGGTTTTGTGAGGTCTTTGGTTATAATTCTCCGGAGGAGATCATCGATAAGAAGGGACCTCTGGACCTTACCCGTTCATCTGACTGGCCTGTGGTTGAGGAAAACCCCGTAAGGAGGCATGAAGGAGAGGTTGAGTCAATAAACTATGTCCTCAAGGCAGTAAAAGCCAACGGTGAGGTTTTTGACATCGAGGTATATGGGGCAAATACCCTTTTCAACGGCAGGCCTGCAGTTATAGGAATGCTTCTTGATATAGCGGATAAGAAGAGGCTTGAGGAGCAGCTGAGGCAGTCGCAGAAGCTTGAATCAATAGGCTTGCTGGCGGGTGGCATTGCCCATGATTTCAACAACATCCTTATGGCTATAACAGGATATGCCTCCCTTCTGAATATGAAGTTGAAAGACGGAGCACTCAGGAACCATGTGGATCAGATACTGAAGGCATCCGACAGGGCAGCAAACCTGACGCATGGCCTGCTTGCCTTCAGCCGCAGACAACTGCTCCAGCCACAGCCGGTATATTTCGGGAGGATAATAAGAGATTTCGAGAAGATTTTAAGGCGTGTTATTCCTGAAAATATAGAGTTTGTTATAGATCTCAAGGACACAAAGGCCGTTATGGTAGATCAGGGGCAGATAGAGCAGGTGATAATAAACCTTGCCACAAATGCCAGGGATGCCATGTCAGAGGGTGGAAAACTCATTATTGAGACATTCGAGGTTGCCTTTGATGAGGCTTATCTTGAGGGACATTCATGGGTCAACAAGGGTGGCGGCTTTGTCTGTCTCTCCATCAGTGACACAGGTGACGGGATGGCTCCGTCTGTAAAAGAGCATATTTTTGAGCCTTTTTTTACCACAAAGGGGGTAGGTAAGGGTACCGGGTTAGGCCTTTCGACTGTTTACGGTATCATCAAACAACATAATGGTTTTATCCATGTTTACTCTGAGAAGGGTAAGGGAACAACCTTCAAGGTCTACCTTCCTGTAACAGAGTCGGAGCCGGTAGATATAGGCCATGTTTCAGAGTCTCCCATAAGTGGTGGTTCAGAGACCATCCTCCTGGCTGAGGATGAGAATAACGTGAGGGAGACGATCAAGGAGGCCCTGGAGGAATATGGTTACACCGTGTTTGTTGCACGTGACGGTGAGGAGGCAATGAAGCTTCTGGATGAGAAATCCGGAGAAATTGACCTTATGATACTTGATGTTGTTATGCCGAAAGAGGGCGGAAAGGAAGTGTATGAAAAGGCAAAGGGGCTTGGTTTCAGGGGAGATGTGATTTTTATAAGTGGATACACTATAAGTACCATACAGAACTTTATTCTTGAAGAGGGTATCAATGTTCTTACAAAACCCTTTAGGCCTGTTACGCTTGTGAGAAAGGTGAGAGAGGTCCTGGATAGCAGTGAAAAGAAATGATGAGTATTCAATCCTGGTAGTTGATGATGACGCAGCAGTAAGGGATGTGCTTGTCCTGTTGCTCAGGGATGTTGGCTATAAAGTCACTGATACGGGCAGTCCTGAGGAAGCGCTCAAGCTGATCTCCGAGAAGTCTTTTGATCTTGTCCTTTCAGATATTATCATGCCGGAGATGGATGGCCTGACACTCCTGAAGAAGATTCATCTCAAGGTCTCAGACCTTCCCGTTATATTGCTGACAGCCTATCCTGATCTCGAGCTTTCTATTGAGGCCTTAAAACATGGCGCCCATGATTTCATTATCAAACCCTTTAATCTGGATTACGTACTGCATGCTGTAAAAAAGGCCCTGAATTACTGTGAAGGGGTGAGGCTTCAGAAGGAATACAATAAGAGGCTTGAAAATACAGTAATCGAAAGGACGGCGGAACTCCGGGAGGCCCTCCAGAAGATAAAGGCTGCGAGCATGGAGATAATAGAGAGGCTCACGGTGGCGGCTGAATACAGGGATGAGGATACAGCAAGCCATATACGGAGGATAAGCCTTTATTCAAGGCTTATGGCTGAAGAACTTAGTATGCCTCCGGATTTTATTGAAAATATAACATACGCAAGTCCCATGCATGATGTTGGAAAGATAGGAATACCGGATGGTATACTCCTTAAACCAGGCAAGCTGACAGCGGAGGAGTTTGAGATTGCGAGGGGGCATGCCGACATAGGGTATGAAATTTTAAGGGGGTCATCCTATCCGGTCATACAGATGGGCTCCTCGATTGCGCTAACCCACCATGAGAGATGGGACGGTACAGGTTATCCCTCGGGGCTCAGAGGAGAAGAGATCCCTGTTGAGGGCAGGATTGTGATGCTTGTTGACCAGTATGATGCCTTAAGGTCTACAAGGCCATACAAAAGGGGATTCAGTCACGAGGATACTTATGAGATTATCACTGTGGGGGATGGACGGACAATGCCGGCTCATTTCGACCCCTCGATGTTCGATCTCTTCTTAAGGATACACAAGGAGTTTCAAAATATTTTTGATAAAAATATATAGTCATGATTAGCGTTGTGCAATCCTTTCCTTGTCGCCACCTTGTTCTAACTCAGCCCTGAGACTCTCCACGCGATTCCGGAAATCGGTTGTGAGTCTGGCTGGAATGGTGCGATTCCTTGGAAGCTTGATCTTTAGAGGATTAAGGAATTTACCTTGACGCTTTATGCTGTAATGCAGATGCGGGCCTGTTGAAAGCCCTGTACTTCCAACATAAGCTATAATGTTGCCCTGGCTGACCTTCTTGCCCTTTCTTATTCCCTTCTTTATCCTTGAGAGGTGTCCGTAATATGTTTCATAGCCGTTGGGATGCTTTATTATTACGAGCTTGCCGTATCCACCCTTCCAGCCGGCAAACCTGACAGTACCGTTACCTGCAGCTGAGACCGGTGTCCCCCGGGGTGCTGCATAGTCAATACCTCGGTGGGCCCTGTAGGTTTTCAGGATAGGATGCTTTCTCCTGTAAGT
This genomic window contains:
- the bamA gene encoding outer membrane protein assembly factor BamA; this encodes MNRNRLLKEDLKGVFKGLLMRLVLRLSSFSATRILCILFCLSLLFSYAVPALAAQEAPIVKVIEIKGMKRVDEGAIRKRLSQKAGQPLAEDNISKDIKSIYKMGYFEDVRVEAEPFEGGLKIIYIVKEKPTIVKVGFQGNREYDDDKLREQITITSGAIEDATLIRDNVHRLRVFYEGEGYWLAGIVPVVRKITENEVSLTFLIKEGEKVKIKEIRIKGNQALSDREIKKVMQTKSWGLLSFITSAGYYKESEMKADIERIRNLYYDNGYLNVVVSGPETKLTPDRTGMIVSLTISEGPQYRVSTIRFAGNKAYDDKTLMAFFPLRSGEVFSRKKLREGIRKITDFYSEKGYALASAEPDIVPDEKAHKVSIIMNIDEGDIFRVGRIEISGNSRTKDKVIRREMRLDEGDIFNSKLLRRSYERINNLNFFETVDLVPKPEVEKKVIDIDIKVKEKATGFLSIGGGYSTVDRLVAMLDLTQGNLFGTGRYIKLKGEFGGRSTFYEISYKDPWFLDRPVSLTLSAYNTERDYIGYNKKATGGSVGFGKRFNDYWSSSLGYRYEQVTIFNVSEDASNIIKEQIGTNITSSITPAVVRDSRDNYLDPSNGSRNSLFVTYSGLGGDNYFVKGLLDSKWFFPVGETTVSLRGRVGYASGLFDRKLPLYERFYVGGMYTIRGLDFGEGGPRDENGDVIGGTKELLFNAEYIVPLLDEIRLKGVVFFDLGRAYGSSETFGSDLRYTTGAGIRWVSPIGPIRIEYGYNIDRRDDESTGRIEFAFGSFF
- a CDS encoding OmpH family outer membrane protein — encoded protein: MKRVGILLIIGLLFSSLAYGADLKIGYVNLQKALNESEGGRKAKADLDEIIKAKQVVIDKKGKELEKLKADLDKQSALLSEDAKKAKQEDLDRKMRDFQRFVQDAQAEVKKRESEFTNELLKDLRKIIAAIGKEEHYTLILERVEGFVLYADKSIDLTEKVINKYNEKMKDGK
- the lpxD gene encoding UDP-3-O-(3-hydroxymyristoyl)glucosamine N-acyltransferase gives rise to the protein MAAKIDAKPLSDIDVEIKGVGGMDSLKEGYLTYITSNKLIPQLRASAAAAVIVKEPIPEIDIPQIAAENPLLAFARALEVFYVQPHRPEGVMPGATVSDSVRLGRDVTVYPMTFLAEGVIVGDRTVVYPGVFIGKESSIGEDCVIHPNVTIREGVTIGSRVIIHSGTVIGSDGFGYVFSDGRHCKIPQVGGVIVEDDVEIGASVTIDRATTGNTRIGEGTKIDNLVQVGHNVSIGKHCIIVAQVGIGGSTEIGNYVTLAGQVGVSDHVHIEDGCIVGAMSGVVGRLQKGVYSGIPVMPHFKWLRVRALYERLPELQKKINEIEKKVSTVEKGDRDD
- the fabZ gene encoding 3-hydroxyacyl-ACP dehydratase FabZ, whose protein sequence is MIDVKEVMKALPHRYPFLMLDRVTEVEEGKRAVGIKNLTMNESFFQGHFPGNPIMPGVLIVEALAQLSGVLAYKSGAAGKVTYFLSIEKAKFRKPVVPGDQLRLEVNVLRGRGTIWRFSGTAHVGDKLVAEAEFTAMVTDREL
- the lpxA gene encoding acyl-ACP--UDP-N-acetylglucosamine O-acyltransferase — its product is MSEIHATAIIHDGAEIDEDVTIGPFCIIGGNVKIKKGTRLMNNVIIEGDAEIGDSCTVYPFTSIGLPPQDLKYKDEPTGVRIGDRNIIREYISIHRGSVGGDGYTVLGDDNFLMAYIHIAHDCKIGNRTVMANAVTLAGHVKIEDCAVIGGIVAVHQFNRIGAYAMVGGFSGVTQDVPPYMVSSALGSKLRLYGLNMVGLKRYGFSAETLSELKRAYNILFREGLTLKDAIKKVQEELPYTEEIAHLIEFINANRRGICRPGKKVAGEK
- the lpxI gene encoding UDP-2,3-diacylglucosamine diphosphatase LpxI (LpxI, functionally equivalent to LpxH, replaces it in LPS biosynthesis in a minority of bacteria.), yielding MKKIGIVSGKGELPCLLAREARRLGYYVVVIALDPIAGPMNGCADEVKRINVGRLGEIIKTLKASGVQEAIMAGKVSKSLIYQGKIMPDIRAVKLLFTLKDRKDDTILQAITDEIESEGIRMLKTTDFAKEMLMPAGLLTQRRTTPEEDKDIAFGLGIAKEIGRVDIGQTVVVKGRAVMAVEAIEGTDEAIRRGGKLAGDGAVVVKVSKPQQDMRYDVPVVGLDTLRAMIEVRASVLAVEKGMALIIQRQEMISTANEAGLSIIGV
- a CDS encoding ATP-binding protein, whose translation is MKYLNRLLPLLVLLFTALLLMLLCYSGKKHNDEMLKRHVLSLLEGSRVRLTETIKTRVLAIEALSEHLQGHLWKGDPIEEMREMFIMISDPVYRTFKGFQTINWVNRDGIIEWTYPPNGEELVKAMAGDYSQEAILKAEKYRSFSITPVIETAGNKPVVAVYYPVVDKRGEIKGYVDGVFEINSLIDASVTDRLDVDFMVMQDGKALFSSRSEPLEGGWPGNRDLSLINSSMAEDVVEISGLSLTLRMWPTERLIRLYRVTHRWQWPILIGLPFMALALSYAVYILQRHYVELKTKDRALQESEIKFRSLVEHSLAGVYLIQDGLFRYVNPRFCEVFGYNSPEEIIDKKGPLDLTRSSDWPVVEENPVRRHEGEVESINYVLKAVKANGEVFDIEVYGANTLFNGRPAVIGMLLDIADKKRLEEQLRQSQKLESIGLLAGGIAHDFNNILMAITGYASLLNMKLKDGALRNHVDQILKASDRAANLTHGLLAFSRRQLLQPQPVYFGRIIRDFEKILRRVIPENIEFVIDLKDTKAVMVDQGQIEQVIINLATNARDAMSEGGKLIIETFEVAFDEAYLEGHSWVNKGGGFVCLSISDTGDGMAPSVKEHIFEPFFTTKGVGKGTGLGLSTVYGIIKQHNGFIHVYSEKGKGTTFKVYLPVTESEPVDIGHVSESPISGGSETILLAEDENNVRETIKEALEEYGYTVFVARDGEEAMKLLDEKSGEIDLMILDVVMPKEGGKEVYEKAKGLGFRGDVIFISGYTISTIQNFILEEGINVLTKPFRPVTLVRKVREVLDSSEKK
- a CDS encoding response regulator, with the protein product MKRNDEYSILVVDDDAAVRDVLVLLLRDVGYKVTDTGSPEEALKLISEKSFDLVLSDIIMPEMDGLTLLKKIHLKVSDLPVILLTAYPDLELSIEALKHGAHDFIIKPFNLDYVLHAVKKALNYCEGVRLQKEYNKRLENTVIERTAELREALQKIKAASMEIIERLTVAAEYRDEDTASHIRRISLYSRLMAEELSMPPDFIENITYASPMHDVGKIGIPDGILLKPGKLTAEEFEIARGHADIGYEILRGSSYPVIQMGSSIALTHHERWDGTGYPSGLRGEEIPVEGRIVMLVDQYDALRSTRPYKRGFSHEDTYEIITVGDGRTMPAHFDPSMFDLFLRIHKEFQNIFDKNI